A window from Brachyhypopomus gauderio isolate BG-103 chromosome 6, BGAUD_0.2, whole genome shotgun sequence encodes these proteins:
- the znf516 gene encoding LOW QUALITY PROTEIN: zinc finger protein 516 (The sequence of the model RefSeq protein was modified relative to this genomic sequence to represent the inferred CDS: deleted 1 base in 1 codon) has translation MEVERRDIPADERPPQAARGESVDEEKAQGHNCELCGRTFPFLSSLSQHMRKHTGEKPYKCPHCQHRAAQKGSLKAHIRSHKLDGTVPSEEAAPEDEGGDKEGGVPEEQGGCSSPTESTSACNKVVDEGEAAAKAGKKGAKKERAAGEGGRQCSLCRKRLRSQAELELHMQELHDAGAEGQAPARPDGVAAGGEDTTAEEGAGADEAEDEEEEGEPGKGEFSCERCDQVFARAWSLRAHEKKHQGAAHHGCRTCGRRFREPWFLRSHMKSHGGRVRPRGDPEQQATVNEVPQDEGVMAHAACLYELCGKCGNFFHSRKSLRLHERVHKGAEQGAGHGAGQGAGDAHAHSPQLTKRRFLEQLNLKAAGDAEKVSAGNLGKRIPELDPVSSYQAWQLATRGRVVEVSEKALGWEERLADADVAYDREKGEYVLLRQEKRKKQLDTSPGNPSKKKRGAATPAGPDPQRASGQVPPGDGNVPETCGDSEYRPSPRHGRKSSQSKTSECLECGKGFRTQQQMVIHMLIRHGGMSSSVNGVSLQDLFAKKQAGLPKPGESATHLNNQSQKIHCEDKKPYTCDHCDFSASEQFAMAAHSHIHHAAIRGQDQRPEALASTPGHSHAPSSSHVGFPRLRNALLQQSHRPSLSPTRVESKGRGEVGVDASLLNLSAEASDPKDGAPASSQNGLVRHQCPYCAHATLYPEVLWIHQRVAHRVDSAALAPKWASRNGIGGPKSALDFKRRTGPPPFLEGKDCPSLPQARAFRTSPPEPGTTGPQRAKEVPPGKGPRDGPSPRPNKHKASRSRVDEVRVPRNEAEAHRSGAGGSSAAGPSVGPQTSGGPKTGGRVAENSLLPQEGLHAPCFTLSNKHSPSGQRSPTHQVPQNPGRAQSLTQDAQASAGYDPWSRLGVGGPSSHSQPKRRQAADGAETFTDIFSFLKNCNPNDLASLYHHWGFGNVMMEQAGMVRSGQQQGEHVCPVCGKSFSQPSHYRTHMRSHTGERPFRCQYCPYSASQKGNLKTHVQTVHRLTFDNAQYPDKSLRHASSDDPSLPSSPGTSHTAPTS, from the exons ATGGAGGTGGAGAGGCGGGACATCCCGGCGGACGAGCGCCCCCCCCAGGCGGCCCGTGGCGAATCGGTGGATGAGGAGAAGGCCCAGGGCCACAACTGTGAGCTGTGCGGCCGCACGTTCCCGTTTCTGAGTTCGCTGTCGCAGCACATGAGGAAGCACACGGGCGAGAAGCCCTACAAGTGCCCCCACTGCCAGCACCGGGCGGCCCAGAAGGGCAGCCTGAAGGCCCACATCCGCAGCCACAAGCTGGACGGCACCGTCCCGAGCGAGGAGGCGGCGCCCGAGGACGAGGGCGGAGACAAGGAAGGGGGCGTGCCCGAGGAGCAGGGCGGCTGCTCCAGCCCCACGGAGAGCACGTCGGCCTGCAACAAGGTGGTGGACGAAGGGGAGGCGGCGGCCAAGGCCGGGAAGAAGGGGGCGAAGAAGGAGAGGGCGGCGGGCGAG GGGGGGCGGCAGTGCTCGCTGTGCCGGAAGCGTCTACGCAGCCAGGCCGAGCTGGAGCTGCACATGCAGGAGCTCCACGACGCCGGCGCCGAGGGGCAGGCGCCGGCCCGGCCCGACGGGGTGGCGGCGGGCGGGGAGGACACGACGGCGGAGGAGGGCGCCGGTGCGGACGAGgcggaggatgaggaggaggagggcgagCCGGGGAAAGGGGAGTTTTCGTGCGAGCGCTGCGACCAGGTGTTTGCGCGAGCGTGGTCCCTGCGAGCTCACGAGAAGAAGCACCAGGGCGCCGCCCACCACGGCTGCCGCACCTGCGGCCGGCGCTTCCGCGAGCCCTGGTTCCTGCGCAGCCACATGAAGAGCCACGGCGGCCGGGTGCGGCCCAGGGGCGACCCCGAGCAGCAGGCCACCGTCAACGAGGTGCCGCAGGACGAGGGCGTCATGGCGCACGCCGCCTGCCTGTACGAGCTGTGCGGCAAGTGCGGAAACTTCTTCCACAGCCGCAAGAGCCTGCGGCTGCACGAGCGGGTCCACAAGGGTGCcgagcagggggcggggcatggggcggggcagggggcgggcGACGCCCATGCCCACTCCCCCCAGCTCACCAAGAGGCGATTCCTGGAACAGCTGAACCTAAAGGCAGCGGGGGACGCGGAGAAGGTGTCGGCGGGGAACCTCGGCAAGCGGATCCCTGAACTTGATCCAGTGAGCAGCTACCAGGCCTGGCAGCTGGCCACCAGGGGCAGGGTGGTGGAGGTCTCCGAGAAGGCCCTGGGCTGGGAGGAGAGGCTGGCCGACGCCGACGTGGCCTACGACAGGGAGAAGGGGGAGTACGTGCTGCTCAGGCAGGAGAAGCGTAAGAAGCAGCTCGACACTTCGCCCGGAAACCCCAGCAAGAAGAAGCGAGGTGCGGCGACCCCGGCCGGCCCCGACCCCCAACGGGCCAGCGGGCAAGTGCCGCCCGGGGACGGGAACGTCCCGGAGACCTGCGGCGACTCGGAATACCGCCCCTCTCCCCGCCACGGCCGGAAGAGCTCCCAGAGCAAGACCTCGGAGTGCTTGGAGTGCGGCAAGGGCTTCCGAACGCAGCAACAGATGGTCATACACATGCTCATAAGACATGGAGGCATGAGCAGCAGCGTCAACGGGGTCTCGCTGCAAGATCTCTTCGCTAAAAAACAGGCTGGTCTTCCAAAACCTGGCGAATCAGCAACACACCTCAACAACCAAAGTCAGAAAATTCATTGTGAAG ATAAAAAGCCATACACCTGTGACCACTGTGACTTCAGCGCCTCTGAGCAGTTTGCCATGGCAGCACACTCTCATATTCATCACGCTGCCATTAGGGGGCAGGACCAGAGGCCCGAGGCCTTAGCCAGCACACCCGGCCATAGCCACGCCCCTTCCTCCAGCCACGTGGGCTTTCCCCGCTTGAGGAACGCCCTGCTCCAGCAGAGCCACCGGCCGAGTCTCTCCCCCACCCGGGTGGAGAGCAAAGGGCGCGGAGAGGTCGGCGTTGACGCCAGCCTGCTCAACCTGTCCGCGGAGGCCAGCGACCCGAAGGACGGAGCTCCTGCCTCCAGCCAGAACGGGCTGGTGAGACACCAGTGCCCGTACTGTGCTCATGCCACGCTCTACCCGGAGGTGCTGTGGATACACCAGAGGGTGGCACACCGGGTGGACAGCGCCGCCCTGGCCCCCAAGTGGGCGTCCAGGAACGGCATCGGGGGGCCCAAGTCGGCTCTGGACTTCAAGAGGCGCACGGGACCCCCGCCGTTCCTGGAGGGCAAGGACTGCCCCTCGCTGCCACAGGCCCGTGCCTTCCGCACCAGCCCCCCTGAGCCCGGCACCACTGGACCTCAGAGGGCCAAGGAGGTCCCGCCGGGCAAAGGTCCGCGTGACGGCCCGTCACCGAGGCCCAACAAACACAAGGCCAGCAGGTCCCGGGTGGACGAGGTCCGGGTGCCCAGAAACGAAGCAGAGGCCCACCGGAGCGGCGCCGGGGGAAGTAGCGCGGCGGGACCGTCCGTGGGTCCCCAGACGAGCGGCGGCCCAAAGACAGGCGGCAGGGTGGCGGAGAACAGTCTCCTCCCCCAAGAGGGACTTCACGCTCCATGCTTCACGCTCTCCAACAAGCACAGCCCCTCGGGCCAGAGGAGCCCCACGCACCAAGTCCCACAGAACCCTGGCCGAGCCCAATCCCTGACCCAGGACGCGCAGGCCTCGGCTGGGTACGACCCCTGGAGCAGGCTGGGCGTAGGCGGACCGTCCTCCCACTCCCAACCCAAGAGACGGCAGGCGGCGGATGGTGCAGAAACGTTTACGGATATATTCAGCTTCTTGAAGAACTGCAACCCTAACGATCTGGCCAGTCTTTACCACCACTGGGGCTTCGGTAACGTCATGATGGAGCAAGCAG gGATGGTGAGGTCAGGTCAACAACAGGGAGAGCatgtgtgtccagtgtgtggGAAGAGCTTCAGCCAGCCCAGTCATTACCGCACACACATGAGATCTCACACAG